The nucleotide window CCCCATCCATTTGTCATGCCAAAAATTCATCAACCCTTGATGTACGACTCAGCTGATGTTGTCCTCCCCCACTTGCTATGCTGCTACCAACCTTCTCCATGTGTGGGAACTTCACTGATTCACCTCAGCCAGACATGCATGTGACCCCAAACAATATTTCCGTGACATGAATTTTGTCCAGAGCGACTGCTGCTGTCGAAATTTTCACCAGAGCTTAACGGAGAATGAGTCGTAAACCCCCTTCAAGTCCCGCAAACCAATACCTCCCTCTTCTCGAAGTCGACACAAATCCCTCCACTAGATCCAATGGAACTTAGTCCCAAAGTCTGAAACTCCCCACAAGAAATTCGCGAATAACTTCTCCAAAGCCGCAAGAACCCCCTTTGAAGGAGAAGCAGTTGCGAGCAAGTGTATTGGCATTGAAGATAAAACACTCTTAACCAACACCACTCTACCTCCAGCCGATAAAAGCTGGTTCTTCCAAGATAGAATACGCGCCGCCACTGCATTATATATATCTGCAAAGTAAACCTTCTTCTGCCTTCTGACGTACAAAGGACAGCCAAGATAGCGTACTAGAAAAGCTTGCTTCTGAAACCCCAATATCTGACCAATTGCTGCAGCCTTCTGTGACGAAAACTTAGGGTGAGTCAAGAAAcagtttttttttggaatttatCCATTGTCTCAAAGCCACGCTGTACTCGTCCAGTACCTTTTTAAGGAGAATTAGAGAGGATCTCACTCGCCTGGagaagatgatcacatcatcggCATATGCCAGGTGTGTTACAACGGGACATCGAGGAGGTACTCTAAAAGAGGTGAACTGCCGTTGTGAGTCTAAAGCATTCAGAGCCCGAGATAGCATCTCTGCTCCAATCACAAATAAGGCCAGCAATATGGGATCCCTTAGCCGAAGACCCCGGGATGACTTAAAAAAGCGTAGTGGCGTGCCATTAACCAATACCGAGAACCAGACATTAGACACTAGGCGCCATATCATGTCTATCCAAGACTTGCAAAACCCAAAGTAGCGAAGCACTTGCAAAAGAAAAGGCCACAAGATTCTATCATATGTTTTTATCATGTCTAATTTAATCACCACGTTCCCACGTCGATTAGACTTCTAGATATCTGATAACAACTCCTGAGCAAGCAAGAAATTATCTGCAATTTGTCTCCCTTTCACAAACCCACTCTGCTGTGGAGATATGAGCCGGGGCAGTATTTTAGCCAATATCTCCGAAAGAAGCTTCAAAATGATTTTGTTGGCAAAATTGCAAAGACTTATGGGCCGAAACTGAGTGAAGTCCTGAGGGTTTTCCACCTTTGGCAGTAGCACAAGCGATGTAGCCATGATACTCCTCGGGAGCTGCACTTCACAGAAAAAACTCACAACCGTCCTATACACATCCAAGGCTATCACCTCCCATGCGAAGGTGAAGAATTTCCCTGTGAATCCATCGGGGCCTGCTGCATTCTCCTCGTCAGTGCAAAAACTATGCCCTTAACTTCTTCAAGAGACGGGATCTCTGTTAACATCTAGTTGTCCTGGGCAATGACCAATTTTggaataacgtccaaaatgtcaaTGGAAGGTGAACCCCTTTCTGCTGTGAAAAGCTCCTGGAAGAAATTCACGGCAACCCCACCAATCTGTGACTCCTCCTCGATCCACTCTCCGTCTGGCTTCCGCACCTGATGAATCACTGCCCGGCGCCGCCGCTATGCGACCAACGAGTGAAAGAACGAAGAGTTCCTGTCCCCATCCTGAAGCCACTTCACCCGTGCTTTCTGCCTCCAAAA belongs to Coffea eugenioides isolate CCC68of unplaced genomic scaffold, Ceug_1.0 ScVebR1_2484;HRSCAF=3516, whole genome shotgun sequence and includes:
- the LOC113756779 gene encoding uncharacterized protein LOC113756779, with translation MIWRLVSNVWFSVLVNGTPLRFFKSSRGLRLRDPILLALFVIGAEMLSRALNALDSQRQFTSFRVPPRCPVVTHLAYADDVIIFSRRVRSSLILLKKKAAAIGQILGFQKQAFLVRYLGCPLYVRRQKKVYFADIYNAVAARILSWKNQLLSAGGRVVLVKSVLSSMPIHLLATASPSKGVLAALEKLFANFLWGVSDFGTKFHWI